The Myxococcales bacterium DNA window GGGTCGCGAGCCGCCACCTCGACGAGCGCGGCTTCGATCTCGTCGTCACCGATCTGAAGATGCCGCACGTCGACGGCCTCGCGCTGGTGCGCAAGGTCAAGGCCGAGCAGCCCGAGGTCGAGGTGATCGTCATGACCGCGTTCGGCGCGGTCGAGACCGCGGTCGAGGCGATGAAGCTGGGCGCGTTCGACTACCTGCAGAAGCCGCTGGGGGCCCCGACGAGCTCCGGCTCGTGGTCGAGCGCGCGCTCGAGCGCCGCCGCCTGCTCGACGCCCGCGCCGGCGTCAGCGCCGACGACAGCGTGCCGCCGCTGACCTACGGCGACCCGGCCATGACCGCGGTGGTCTCGGCCATCGACAAGGTCGCCCGCACCAACGCCAGCGTGCTGCTGCTGGGCGAGACCGGCACCGGCAAGGAGGTCGCGGCGCGCGCCATCCACGCCCGCAGCGCCCGCAGCGCCCGCCCGTTCCTCGCCGTCAACGGCGCTGCGCTGGCCGAGCACCTGCTCGAGAGCGAGCTGTTCGGCCACGAGCGCGGCGCGTTCACCGGCGCGGTCGAGCGCCGCCGGGGCAAGCTCGAGCTGGCCGACGGCGGCTCGTTCTTCCTCGACGAGGTCGGCGAGCTCCGGCTCGAGCTGCAGGCCAAGCTCTTGCGCGTCCTCCAGGAGCGCAAGTTCGAGCGCCTCGGTGGCAGCCGCAGCCTCGACGTCGACGTCCGCTGGATCGCCGCGACCAACCGCGACCTCGGCGCGATGATGGCGGCCGGGCGGTTCCGCGAGGACCTGTACCACCGGCTCGCGGTGTTCCCGATCCGGCTGCCGCCGCTGCGCGAGCGCAAGGGCGATCTGGTGCCGATGGCGCGGGCGCTGCTGGCGCGGATCGGCCCGAGCGTGCGCGGCCGGGTGCTGACCCTGGGCCCCGACGCCGAGCAGCGGCTGCTGGGCTGGCACTGGCCCGGCAACGTCCGCGAGCTGGCCAACACGCTCGAGCGCGCCGCGATCCTGTGCGAGCGCGACGTGATCGGCGCGGCCGACATCTGGCTCGAGGCCAGCGCCCCGCCGCCGGGCGCGCCCGAGCCCGCGGCCCCGGCGATCGCGGCCGCGGCCCGCCCGCTGGTCGAGCTCGAGCGCGAGGCGATCGTCGCCGCCCTGACGTCGGTGGCCGGCAACCGCCGCAAGGCGGCCGAGGTGCTCGGCATCGCCGAGCGCACGCTCTACGACAAGCTCAAGCGCTACGGCATCGACTGAGTTTCCAGGGAGGCCTGTCGCCAGGCCTCCCCTCGTCGGGGGCAAGCCCCGACGAGCCTCCCCTCCGAGACGCGAGACTCCCGGCGCCTGGACCGGTGCTCGACCGAAAAACTGACAAGCTCTAATCTGAGTTTCAGAGGGTTGATCGCCGAGCCCAGGCAGGTGCTGGGGACTCCGAGGTCCGCGGCGTCGCCAGGCCACGGCGGCACCTCGACGGGCAAGCCCCGACAGGGCCCCCTGCCACGACCACCCACGACGCGAGACGCCCGGCGCGTGCCGCTGCGTGACCGAAGAGGCTGATCCGCAGCGCGCGATACCCACGCACACCTACCTCCGGCCCTGGGGAGCCGGTGGGGTAGGTGTGATCCCGATCGAGGCGCGACCGCCGAATGATCACGATAGAATGAAAGGCTATGCAACGAGTGATCTCGTGGCGCGCCACGGCCACGTTCCTCACGCTGTGCCTGCTGGCCAAGTCGTCGTTCGCCGGCGATCCCCTCAAGCCGTACGTGTTCCTGATCGTCGACACCTCGGGGTCGATGATCGACAACGCCACCGGCTTCGGTCCGCCGAGCTGCCCGGGCTCGGTCGACACCCGCCTCGACCACGCCAAGTGCGCCATCGCCGGCATCGCCAACAGCTACGGCGACATGGTGTTCGGCCTGGGGCGGTTCCGCGAGAGCTCGACCGACACCAACCCCGCCAACGGCTGCTCGATGAGCGGCGTCGACTGCAACAACTGCTGGAACGCCGGGCTCACCGGCCCGAACTGCACGGCCGCGCTCTGGAGCGACACCCGGCTCGAGGTGCTCACCGGCATGTACGACGGCAACAACAGCGACCTGGTCACCTGGAACGACTTCACCGCCGGCACCTGCACCAGCACCAACGTCGCCCTCAACCCCGACATCTACGCCGGTGGCTGGACCCCGATCGCGGGCTCGCTCAAGGGCGCCAAGCGCTACTGGCAGGGCCTGCAGGCCACCGACGGCACCACGCTCCTGGCCTCGAGCCAGCCCGGCTTCGATCCGATCCGCAACGACCCGCTCAAGGACGTGTTCCTGCCCAGCGGCCGGCAGTGCCGCCCGTACATCGTCATCTCGCTCACCGACGGTGAGGAGAGCTGCACCCAGTTCTCGAACACGACCGCCGCGGCGGCGTCGCTGCTGACGACCACGGTCGACGCGCGCTCCTACCGCATCGAGACCAAGGCGATCGGGTTCGGCGTCACCCCCGGCGACGCGTCGATCGAGGGCATCGCCCACGCCGGCGGCGCGCCCGACGTGACCGGGGTCAACGAGGGCCTCTACGCCGCCAACGAGGAGCAGCTCCAGGTCGCGATCTCGTCGATCCTCGCCGAGGCGGTCAAGTTCGAGCTGTGCAACGACCTCGACGACGACTGCGACGTGCTGGTCGACGAGGACTTCCCGAACAAGGGCGCCGCCTGCGACAACGGCCTGGTCGGCCGCTGCCGCGGCACCGGCACCTACGTCTGCACCGCCGGCGGCGCGGGCACGATCTGCAGCATCACCTCGCCCGGCGGCACGCCGTCGACCGAGACCTGCAACAACATCGACGACGACTGCGACAACCTGATCGACGAGGGGCTGTCGTGCTCGTGCACCGGCGTCGAGATCTGCAACGGCCTCGACGACGACTGCGACAACCTGATCGACGAGGGCCTCACGCGCGGCTGCGGCACCGACGTCGGCGTGTGCTCGACCGGCACCCAGGTGTGCACCACCGGCGCCTGGGGCGCGTGCTCCGGCACCGGCCCCCAGACCGAGATCTGCGACGGCCTCGACAACGACTGCGACGGCGTGATCGACGGCCAGGTCCGCAGCTGCTCGGTCATCGTCGGCAACCCCGGCGTCGGCGTGTGCCACCCGGGCATGCAGACCTGCACCGCCGCCATGTGGGGCTCGTGCATCGGCGAGGTCGGCCCCACCGCCGAGGCCTGCGACACGATCGACAACGACTGCGACGGCACCGTCGACGAGGGCACCGGCGGCGCCGACTGCTCGAGCTCGTGCGGCGTCGGCCAGACCGTGTGCATGAACGGCGTGCTGACCTGCGAGGGCTCGGTCGGCGGCGGCCCCGAGATCTGCAACGACTTCGACGACGACTGCGACGGCACCGTCGACGAGGACGTCGCCGACATGGGCCCGTGCACGATCGCCCCCGACGGCCAGCCGCTGTGCATGCCGGGCGTGCTCCGGTGCGTCGGCGGCACGTTCGTGTGCCAGGGCGGCGAGCCCGCGATGACCGAGATCTGCGACTGCGACGACAACGACTGCGACAACCAGGTCGACGAGGGGTCGCTGTGCGGCCCCGGCGCCACCTGCACCGCGTGCCAGTGCGCGCTGCCGTGCGCCTCGGGCGAGTTCCCGTGCCCCGAGGGGCGGATGTGCGTCGACAGCTTCTGCCTGGCCGACCCCTGCTTCGGGGTCACCTGCGACCCGCTGCCCAGCGGCGATCAGACCGTCTGTGACGCCGGCACCTGCGTGCGCGCCTGCGACGCGGTCACCTGCGCCGCCGGTGAGGTCTGCGTCGGCGCGCTCGGCCAGTGCCGCCCCGACAACTGCACGACCTTCCCCGACCGGTGCAGCGCGTCCGAGCAGTGCGTCGCCGGCACCTGCGTCAGCGACCCCTGCGCCGGCGTGACCTGCGGCAGCGACCAGTACTGCCAGGCCGGCCAGTGTGTCGGCACGTGCACCGGGGTCACCTGCCCCACCGGCGAGCGCTGCGATCGCGGCATGTGCGAGACCGATCCGTGCGGCGGCCCGTGCCCCGGCAACCGGATCTGCGACGAGACCAGCGGCACCTGCGTCAACGATCCGTGCCTGGGCCAGCCGTGCCCGGTCGGCCAGGCCTGCAACTCGCAGAACGGCCAGTGCGAGCAGGATCCCTGCCTCGGCGTCACTTGCCCGAACACGGGCGAGGTCTGCGCCAACGGCACCTGCTTCACGCCGCCACCGCCGATCGACGCCGGGCCGGTCGACGAGGACCGCGTCACCACCGGCGGCGGCGGCGGCTGCCAGACCTCGGGGGACGGCGGCGCCGGCCTCGGCGTCCTGGCGCTGGCGCTGACGGCGATCCTGCGCCGACGCGCGCCGCGCACGGGCGGAGGTCGCTCGTGAGCCTGCGCCCCCACCTCCTGCTGACGCTGGCCGCCCTCGGGCTCGCGCTGACCACGACCGCCTGCGGGGTCAACGACTACTGCCTCAACTGCGCCAACGACGGCGGCGACGGCGACGCGATCATCGGCGACGCCAGCGACGGCGGCGACGGCGACGTCACGCCGTTCGACGGCTGCACCCCGACCGGCGCCGAGCTCTGCAACGGCCTCGACGACGACTGCGACCTGCGGGTCGACGAGGACGTGCCGACGGTCGGCGACGCCTGCGGCACCGACGTCGGCGAGTGCACCGCCGGCGTGATCGAGTGCGCCGCGGGCGCGCTGCGCTGCACCGGCGTCGGCGGCAGCCCCGAGACCTGCGACGACCTCGACAACAACTGCAACGGCATGACCGACGAGGGCAACCCCGGCGGCGGCGTGCCGTGCGGCAGCGACGTCGGCGAGTGCGTGGCCGGCCGGACGATGTGCACCAACGGCGCGGTCGAGTGCGTCGGCGCGATCGGCACGCCCGGCGCCGTCCCCGAGATCTGCGATGGCCGGGACAACGACTGTGACAACAACTTCGACGAGGGCCTGCCGCCCCTGGGCTCGTGCGGCACGACCGGCGTCGGCGAGTGCGCGCTCGGCGCGCTGACCTGCGTCGGCGGCACGCCGACCTGCGTCGGCGAGATCGGGCCGACCCTCGAGCTGTGCGACGCGCTCGATCAGGACTGCGACGGCAACCCGACCAACGGCTTCAACCTCAACACCGACCCGCGCAACTGCGGCACCTGCAACCGGGTCTGCAACCTGCCCCACGCCACCGAGGGCTGCGCCGGCGGCAACTGCACGGTCGCCACCTGCGACCCCGACTTCTGGAACGTCAACAACGATCCGGTCGACGGCTGCGAGTACGCCTGCCAGTTCCAGGGCAACCAGGAGGCCTGCAACCAGCGCGACGACAACTGCGACGGCGTCGTCGACGAGGGCCTGACCCCGCCGCCGATCTGCCTGACCCAGGGTGCGTGCGCCGGCACGGTCGCGACCTGCACCGCCACCGGCTGGGACTGCGCCTACGGCCCCAACGTCACGACCGACGCGGCGGGCGACATCGTCCCTGAGAATCGCTGCGACAACATCGACAACGACTGCGACGGCCGGGTCGACGAGGGCCACCCGCTCAAGGGCCAGGCCTGCGGCGACAGCGGCGTCGGCGTGTGCCAGGGCCGCGGCACGTACGTGTGCGGCGCCACCCCGACCGCGCCGGTGACCTGCAACGTCACCCAGCCCGGCGGCACCGCGTCGGCCGAGCTGTGCGACAACCTCGACAACGACTGCGACGGCGTCGTCGATGACAACCCGGCGCAGGACTGGGTGTCGATCGGCGGCGGTCGCGAGGTGATGAAGTGGGAGGCGTCGCACCCCGACGCCACCCCGACCAACCCCGGCGCGGTCACGACCAAGGTGTGCTCGAAGGGCGGCGTCCTGCCGTGGACCAGCGTGACGTACGGCGACGCGCGGGCCGCGTGCCAGGCGCTGGGCGCCGGCGTCGACCTCTGCACCGAGCAGGACTGGCACCGCGCCTGCTCGGTGGTCACCAAGTCGACCTTCCCGCTGGCCGCGCCGGCCGCGGCCAGCGGCTTCGTCTTCGTCGAGGCCGAGGACTTCCTCAGCTCGACGACCGCGACCTCGACCGGCACGGGCGCCGGCCTGCACGCCTGGGTGCCCGACTCGGCCCCGTCCAACTACTCCGGCGTCTCGGCGCTGCGGGCGTCGCCGAACCTCGGCGCCAACGTGTCCCAGGGCAACGCGCCGACCCAGGCGCCGCGGCTCGACTACCAGTTCACCTTCCCGGCCACCGCCTCGGCGACGAACTATTACGTCTGGGTGCGGATGTACAGCCCGGTCGGCGCCGACGACACGATCTACCCCGGCATCAACACGACGCTGCCCGGCACCGCCGGCGCGTTGATGGTGACCGCGACCAACGGGACCTGGCAGTGGGTAGTGTCGGCGGCGTTCTCGATCCCGGCGGCGGGCGGCAACCGCTACGTGAGCCTGTGGATGCGCGAGGACGGCGTCAAGGTCGACATGGTCGCGTTGAGCCGCCAGAGCGGGACCGCGCCGACGGCCGCCGACCTGCGCGGCCACGGCGGCACCTGGTCGTACGCGTCCAACAACACGACCTATCAGCTCGGCGTCTGCAACGAGGACAACTACGACACCAACGGCGCCCTCGCCGGCGATCAGGACGACATCCTGGTCGGCGGCGACCGCGCGAGCTGCTACGCGAACTGGGGCGGCGCGAACCGCATCCAGGACATGTCCGGCAACGTCAAGGAGTGGACGATGGCGCGCATGCCCGGCATCAACCCGCTCCGCGGCGGCGCGTCGAACAACGAGGGCACCGGCATCACCTGCGACCTGGCGTTCACCTCGGCCAGCGACACGTTCTTCTTCCCGAACGTCGGGTTCCGCTGCTGCCGATGACGGCGCTGCGCTGAGCCGCCGGGCCGCGCCTCAACGACGGGCGCCTGGGCGCGGTGGCGTGGCACGCGCACCTCATGCGCGCGTCACGCTCCCAACGCCCGTTCACAGCCAATGGCCGAACCACTCGAAGATGGCGGCTAACTATCGATTGCCAAAGGGTGCGATCGTGCCCACGGTGAACGTGCCCGGAGTGGGCTCGCGCTTGCACATCACGACGCCACGACCTTACGATCTCCTACGAAGGGGTGTCCCATGAAGATCTCCACGCTCATCCTCGCCGCCACTGTCCTCGCGCCTGCCGTCGCCATCGCTCAGCCCATGGCCTCGCAGCCGCAGCCGATCGGCTACACCCCGGCCAACCCACAGCCGCCCACGGCCGGCGGGTTCCATGAGCGCGGCGGTCGGCTCACGCTCGGCTTCTCGCTCGGCCTCGGCGGTCTGAAGATCGGCGACGAGAAGGTCAACTGCGATAGCTGCGACTACGACCCGGTCGCCGGCGAGTTCGACTTCCACATCGGCGGCATGCTCAACGAGCGCCTCGCGATCCTGTTCGAGGCCCAGGGCAACGCCCAGACCGTGGCCGAGAACGGCAACGGCGCCACCAGCCTGGTCCAGGCCAGCGCGATGGTCGCGATCCAGTACTGGCTCACGCCGCAGCTATGGATCAAGGGCGGCCTCGGCGGCGCCAACCTCGGCTACAGCTACGACGACGGCTACAACACCCCCGAGAGCAAGTCGGTCGCCGAGGGCGGCGCCGCGATGGGCGCGGTCGGCTACGAGCTCCTGAGCGCGCCGCGGTTCTCGATCGACGCGCAGCTCCGCATGATCGTCGGCTCGTACGACGGCGGCCAGGACGTGTCCGCGGGTTCGATCGGCGTCGGCTTCAACTGGTACTGAGTTTCCTGGGAGGCCTGTCGCCAGGCCTCCCCTCGTCGGGGCGAGCCCGACGAGCCTCCCCTCCGAGACGCGAGACTCCCGGCGCGCGGCTCGGTGCTCGACCAAGAAACTGACAAGCTCTGAGTTTCCTGGGAGGCCTGTCGCCAGGTCGCCAGGCCTCCCCTCGTCGGGGCAAGCCCGACGAGCCTCCCCTCCGAGACGCGAGACTCCCGGCGCGCGGCTCGGTGCTCGACCAAAAAACTGACAAGCTCTGAGTTTCCTGGGAGGCCTGTCGCCAGGCCTCCCCTCGTCGGGGCAAGCCCGACGAGCCTCCCCTCCGAGACGCGAGACTCCCGGCGCGCGGCTCGGTGCTCGACCGAAACTTGCGCGCGCTGGCGAGGGCGGCGGCGGCGACGTTCACGCGGTGCGGGCGAGGTGCTGCTCGAGCAACGGCAAGCGGTCGTTGCCCCAGAACAGCAGGTCGCCGACGAACATCGCCGGGGCGCCGAACGCGCCGCGGCGGACCGCCTCATCGGTGGTCGCCCGCAGCAGCTCCTTGGTTTCGGGCGCGTCGATCGCCGCCAGGATCGCGTCGGCGTCGAGCCCGGCCGCGCCGGCCGCGGCCGCGATCACCGGATCGGTCGTGACGTCCTGGTCCTCGGCCCAGTAGGCCCGGAACAGCGCCAGCGCGAACGCGGGCAGCGCCGACGCTCCGGCCAGGCGCTCGGCGGCGGCGAGCGCGCGCTGGGTCCGCAGCGTGATCATCGGGAACCGGCTCGGCACCCGGAACGGGACGCCGTAGTGGTGCGCCCACAGGGTCATGTCGTGGACCATCCAGCGGGCCTTGGCCGGGACCCGGATCGGCAGGTCGTTGCCCGCGGCCTTGAACACCCCGCCGAGGAGGAACGGCCGGAACCGCACCGGCACGCCGGTCCGCGCCGCCACCGCCGCCATCTGGGTCGCCGCCAGGTAGCTGTACGACGAGCCGATGTCGAAGAAGAACTCGATCTCGCGGGCGGTCATCGGGCGACGATACACGCTGGTGTCGCGAGCGCTCCGACCGGTGACGGTTCATCACCCGCGCCGCCGGGCGCGGTGAAGCCTCGCCGGCGATGCGCGCCCGGGGCGTCGACGGGCGGCTCGACGCGCGGCACGCGAGTTGCTCGAGGTCGGACCATGCGTCCGGTCGCCGTCGTCGCGTTGCTCGCCTCGCTGTCGGGTTGCCTCTACTCACGCAACGCGCTGGAGCGCCACGGCGACGGCTACCGAAACTACCCGGCGACCGTCGCGGCCGAGCAGGCCCGTCGCCACGATCGCCGACGCCTCGCGCTGCTCGGCGGACCGCTCGAGGTGATCGTCGGCGCCGGGCTCGCGGCGCTGGTGCTGTACGCGCCGATCAAGAACACGTCCGACTCCGAGTCGGTGACCGACCAGCTCGGCGACGCCGGCAAGGAGCTCGCCGGGCGCGCGCTCCTGGGCACGGTCGGCCTGGCCGTCGCGATGTCGGGCGTCGGTGATCTGGTGCTGGGCGCCACCGACGGCCTGTTCGCCAGCCCGATCGTCCGCGACGGCGCCCTGGTGCCGGCCGATCAGATCGACGCGCTCGCCCCGGCCCCGGGGCCGCGGCTGACCTTCCACGGCGTCCAGCTCGTCAGCGATCGTGAGATCGGCACGGGCCTCGGCCTGGGCGTCGCGCTGTGGCCGACCGCGCGCCTGCGCGCGCGCGCCGCCGTCACAGGTGAGCTGACCCTGGGCTGGCGCGACCGCAGCACCCACGGGGGCCTGGTCGGCGAGCTCGCGCTCGAGCGCGCGTTCGGACGCGAGCGGGTCGGCCTGTACCCGCGGGCCGCGCTCGGTGCCTACGTCGCCGGCGGCTGGAGCCGCGCCGACGCCGACCGCCCGGTCGTCCGCGCCGGCCTGCTCGGCACCGTGCGCGCGATGCAGCTCCGGCTCGGCGCCGGCTACCAGCCCGGTGATCGACGACCGTCGATCGAGTTCGCGATCCAGCGCGAGCTGCGCGTCGATTGAGGACGGGGTCAGCGCGGGGCGGTGGCGGGCTCGCACGCCGTCGCGATCAGCCGCGGCGCGCCGACGGTGCCCGCGATCCGCAGCCGGCGCCAGCCGTCGGCGTCGGCGGACGCGGCCAGGGCGACGACGGTCTGCAGGCCCGGATCGCGCGCCGCGAGCGCGGCGGTCGGGCGGAAGCGCACGCAGCCGTCGAGGACGCTCGCGGTCGGCGCGCGCGCGAGCCGGACCTCGAGCCCGACCGTGGCCTCGAGATCCGGCGACGCCAGGGCCCACCGCGTGATCCGGACGACGCCGGCGCGGACCTCCACCTCGGCCTCCAGGCCGTCGAGGTCGAGGTGCGAGAACTCGACGTCGCCGAGCCCGGTGCGCAGCCGCGTGCGATCGTCGCCGAGCCGACAGCGGCCCACGCACCGCACCGCCGCGCGGCCGGAGGTGTTGGCCACGTCGGGGCGCAGGAGGCTCAGCGGGATCGTGACGACGGCGTCGAGCTCGATCGTGCCGGTCAGGGGCAGGCCGAGCGGCGCGTCGATCGGCAGCTGGTCGAGCTCGAGGCGGTGGTGGACCGCCAGCAGCTGGGCCGAGGTGGGGCCGACGTGGACGATGCTCTCGATCGGGCCGGACGTCGCGGTCGGTCGATCCGACCCCGAACAGGCCACCAGCCACACCAGGACGACGGCCGCGCGCACGCGCACGGGATGCCACGGCGAGGATCCACGCGCAACCGATCCCGCAGCCGACCGGCCGCGCGCGGCGGGTCGATTGAGCCCGGCGCCGCCACGCGTGTATGGTCGCGCCTCGATGCGCGCCAACCCGAACTTCCAGAAGCTCCCGGCCGGCTACCTGTTCCCCGAGATCGGTCGACGCGTGCGCGCGTTCACGGCCGCGCACCCCGACGCCGCGGTGATCCGCCTCGGCATCGGCGACGTGACCGAGCCGCTGGCACCCGCGATCGTCGCGGCGATGCACGCCGCGGTCGACGAGATGGCGGTGCGCGCGACCTTCCGCGGCTACGGCCCCGAGCAGGGCTACGACTTCTTGCTCGACGCGATCCGCGCGCACGACTACCGCAGCCGCGGCGTCGAGATCGGCGCCGACGAGATCTTCGTGTCCGACGGCTCCAAGTGCGACAGCGGCAACCTGCAGGAGCTGTTCGCGGCCGACGCGGTGATCGCGATCGCCGACCCGGTCTACCCGGTCTACGTCGACTCCAACGTCATGGCCGGCCGCACCGGCGCGCCCGGCCCCGACGGCCGGTTCCCGGGCCTGGTGTACCTGCCGTCGACCGCGGCCACCGGCTTCGTGCCGGCGCCGCCCGACCGCGGCGGCATCGACGTGGTCTACCTGTGCTCGCCCAACAACCCGACCGGCGCGGTCATGACCCGGGCCCAGCTGACCGCGTGGGTCGAGTGGGCCCAGGCCCACGACGCGCTGATCGTCTTCGACGCCGCCTACGAGGCGTACATCTCCGACCCGGCGCTGCCGCGCTCGATCTTCGAGATCCCGGGCGCGCGCACCTGCGCGATCGAGCTGCGCAGCTTCTCCAAGCGCGCCGGCTTCACCGGCGTGCGCTGCGCGTTCATGGTCGTGCCCAAGGAGCTGCACGGGGTCGGCGCCGACGGCGCGCGGGTCTCGCTCAACGCCATGTGGAGCCGCCGCCACTCGACCAAGTTCAACGGCGCCAGCTACGTCGTCCAGCGCGGCGCCGCCGCGTCGTACAGCCCCGACGGCCTGGCCCAGACCATGGGCCAGGTCGGGTTCTACATGGACAACGCCCGGCTCCTGCGCGCGGGCCTGGCCGCGGCCGGCTTCGAGGTGTTCGGCGGCGAGCACGCGCCGTACATCTGGCTGGCCACGCCCGGCGGCATGAGGTCGTGGGACTTCTTCGATCAGCTGCTCGAGCGCGCCCACCTGGTCGGCACGCCCGGCTCGGGCTTCGGCCCCGCCGGCGAGGGCTACTTCCGGCTCAGCGCGTTCAACTCGCGCGCGAACGTCGAGGAGGCGGTCGCGCGGCTGCGCAAGGCGTTCGGGTGAGCGCGTGCGCGTCGCGCTGATCTCGGACCTCCACGCCAACCTGGTGGCGGTCGACGCGGTCCTGGCCGACGCCCGCCGGCGCGGGGTCGATCAGATCGTGTGCCTGGGCGACGTCGCGACGCTGGGGCCGCACCCGCGCGAGGTGCTGGCCCGGCTGCGCGACCTCGACGGCCCGACCATCCTCGCCAACCACGACGAGTTCCTGTTCCACCCGGCGCTGCTCGACCAGTACACCGAGGCGCCGATCATCCACGCCGCCGTGGCGTGGTGCCGCGACCAGCTGACCGCGGCCGAGCTCGATGAGCTGCGCGGGTTCGTGCCCGAGCGGACGATCACCGCCGGCGGCGCCAGTCTGCACCTGTTCCACGGCACGCCGCGGTCGCACATGGAGAACCTGCTCGCGACCACGCCCGGCGCCGACGTCGACGCGATGCTCGCCGGCCGCACCGCGACCGTCCTGGCCGGCGGCCACACCCACCTGCCGCTGGTCCGGCAGCACCACGCCGCGCTGATCGTCAACCCCGGCTCGGTCGGCCTGGCGATCCGCGAGTTCGTCGACGGCGGCCCGCCGCGGCTGCTCGATCACGCCCAGTACGCGATCGTCGAGCTGGCCGGCGGGCGCGCGAGCGTCACCTCGATCCAGGTCGACC harbors:
- a CDS encoding 2-hydroxychromene-2-carboxylate isomerase, with protein sequence MTAREIEFFFDIGSSYSYLAATQMAAVAARTGVPVRFRPFLLGGVFKAAGNDLPIRVPAKARWMVHDMTLWAHHYGVPFRVPSRFPMITLRTQRALAAAERLAGASALPAFALALFRAYWAEDQDVTTDPVIAAAAGAAGLDADAILAAIDAPETKELLRATTDEAVRRGAFGAPAMFVGDLLFWGNDRLPLLEQHLARTA
- a CDS encoding metallophosphoesterase family protein, with product MRVALISDLHANLVAVDAVLADARRRGVDQIVCLGDVATLGPHPREVLARLRDLDGPTILANHDEFLFHPALLDQYTEAPIIHAAVAWCRDQLTAAELDELRGFVPERTITAGGASLHLFHGTPRSHMENLLATTPGADVDAMLAGRTATVLAGGHTHLPLVRQHHAALIVNPGSVGLAIREFVDGGPPRLLDHAQYAIVELAGGRASVTSIQVDLDRAALRRAATAVAHPLREMLAAAYA
- a CDS encoding LL-diaminopimelate aminotransferase, with product MRANPNFQKLPAGYLFPEIGRRVRAFTAAHPDAAVIRLGIGDVTEPLAPAIVAAMHAAVDEMAVRATFRGYGPEQGYDFLLDAIRAHDYRSRGVEIGADEIFVSDGSKCDSGNLQELFAADAVIAIADPVYPVYVDSNVMAGRTGAPGPDGRFPGLVYLPSTAATGFVPAPPDRGGIDVVYLCSPNNPTGAVMTRAQLTAWVEWAQAHDALIVFDAAYEAYISDPALPRSIFEIPGARTCAIELRSFSKRAGFTGVRCAFMVVPKELHGVGADGARVSLNAMWSRRHSTKFNGASYVVQRGAAASYSPDGLAQTMGQVGFYMDNARLLRAGLAAAGFEVFGGEHAPYIWLATPGGMRSWDFFDQLLERAHLVGTPGSGFGPAGEGYFRLSAFNSRANVEEAVARLRKAFG